One Neovison vison isolate M4711 chromosome 2, ASM_NN_V1, whole genome shotgun sequence genomic window carries:
- the LGALS8 gene encoding galectin-8 isoform X1, giving the protein MLSLTNLQNIIYNPVIPYVGTIPGQLEPGTLIVIRGHVPCDSDRFQVDLQCGSSVKPRADVAFHFNPRFKWSDCIVCNTLKNEKWGWEEITYDVPFKKEKSFEIVIMVLKDKFQVAVNGKHILLYAHRISPGKVDTLGIYGKVNIHSVGYSFSSDFRSTQASTLELTEISKENVLKSDTPHYPSNRGDISKIVPRTVYTKSKGSTAHHTLTCAKILPTSCLSKTLPFTARLNSSMGPGRTVFIKGEVNKTAKGFNVNLVSGKSKDIALHLNPRLNIKAFVRNSFLHEAWGEEERNITCFPFSPGMYFEMIIYCDAREFKVAVNGVHSLEYKHRFKELSDIDTLEIDGDIHLLEVLHSVATVWSPGGNAAESIVEPLLRMPPSCLCSLLGFGPGS; this is encoded by the exons gTAATCCCCTATGTTGGAACCATTCCTGGGCAGTTGGAGCCTGGAACTTTGATTGTAATACGTGGGCATGTTCCCTGTGATTCGGACAG GTTCCAGGTCGATCTGCAGTGCGGGAGCAGCGTGAAGCCGCGTGCTGATGTGGCCTTTCATTTCAATCCGCGCTTCAAGTGGTCTGACTGCATCGTGTGCAAtactctgaaaaatgaaaaatggggaTGGGAAGAGATCACCTACGATGtgcctttcaaaaaagaaaaatcttttgaaattgtGATTATGGTGTTGAAAGATAAATTCCAG GTGGCTGTAAATGGGAAACACATACTGCTCTATGCCCACAGGATTAGCCCAGGGAAAGTAGACACTCTGGGCATTTATGGCAAAGTGAATATCCACTCAGTTGGTTATAGCTTCAGCTCG GATTTCAGAAGTACCCAAGCATCTACTCTGGAACTGACAGAGataagtaaagaaaat GTACTGAAGTCCGACACGCCACATTAT CCTAGTAATAGAGGAGACATTTCTAAAATCGTACCCAGAACTGTCTACACCAAGAGCAAAGGTTCGACTGCCCATCACACTTTGACTTGCGCCAAAATACTACCTACCAGCTGTTTGTCAAAG ACTCTGCCGTTTACTGCGAGGCTGAACTCCTCAATGGGCCCTGGACGAACCGTTTTCATTAAAGGAGAAGTGAATAAAACTGCCAAAGG CTTTAATGTTAACCTCGTATCGGGAAAATCAAAGGATATTGCTCTTCACTTGAACCCACGCCTCAATATTAAAGCATTTGTAAGAAACTCTTTTCTTCACGAGGcctggggagaagaagagagaaatattaCCTGTTTCCCATTTAGTCCTGGGATGTACTTTGAG ATGATAATTTATTGCGACGCTAGAGAATTCAAGGTTGCAGTAAATGGTGTACACAGCCTGGAGTACAAACACAGATTTAAAGAGCTTAGCGATATCGACACACTGGAAATTGATGGAGATATTCACTTACTGGAA GTGTTGCATTCTGTGGCCACTGTTTGGTCACCAGGGGGAAATGCAGCAGAGAGCATCGTGGAACCCCTCCTCCGCATGCCCCCTTCTTGTCTTTGTTCCCTTCTTGGTTTTGGACCTGGAAGCTGA
- the LGALS8 gene encoding galectin-8 isoform X2, with protein sequence MLSLTNLQNIIYNPVIPYVGTIPGQLEPGTLIVIRGHVPCDSDRFQVDLQCGSSVKPRADVAFHFNPRFKWSDCIVCNTLKNEKWGWEEITYDVPFKKEKSFEIVIMVLKDKFQVAVNGKHILLYAHRISPGKVDTLGIYGKVNIHSVGYSFSSVLKSDTPHYPSNRGDISKIVPRTVYTKSKGSTAHHTLTCAKILPTSCLSKTLPFTARLNSSMGPGRTVFIKGEVNKTAKGFNVNLVSGKSKDIALHLNPRLNIKAFVRNSFLHEAWGEEERNITCFPFSPGMYFEMIIYCDAREFKVAVNGVHSLEYKHRFKELSDIDTLEIDGDIHLLEVLHSVATVWSPGGNAAESIVEPLLRMPPSCLCSLLGFGPGS encoded by the exons gTAATCCCCTATGTTGGAACCATTCCTGGGCAGTTGGAGCCTGGAACTTTGATTGTAATACGTGGGCATGTTCCCTGTGATTCGGACAG GTTCCAGGTCGATCTGCAGTGCGGGAGCAGCGTGAAGCCGCGTGCTGATGTGGCCTTTCATTTCAATCCGCGCTTCAAGTGGTCTGACTGCATCGTGTGCAAtactctgaaaaatgaaaaatggggaTGGGAAGAGATCACCTACGATGtgcctttcaaaaaagaaaaatcttttgaaattgtGATTATGGTGTTGAAAGATAAATTCCAG GTGGCTGTAAATGGGAAACACATACTGCTCTATGCCCACAGGATTAGCCCAGGGAAAGTAGACACTCTGGGCATTTATGGCAAAGTGAATATCCACTCAGTTGGTTATAGCTTCAGCTCG GTACTGAAGTCCGACACGCCACATTAT CCTAGTAATAGAGGAGACATTTCTAAAATCGTACCCAGAACTGTCTACACCAAGAGCAAAGGTTCGACTGCCCATCACACTTTGACTTGCGCCAAAATACTACCTACCAGCTGTTTGTCAAAG ACTCTGCCGTTTACTGCGAGGCTGAACTCCTCAATGGGCCCTGGACGAACCGTTTTCATTAAAGGAGAAGTGAATAAAACTGCCAAAGG CTTTAATGTTAACCTCGTATCGGGAAAATCAAAGGATATTGCTCTTCACTTGAACCCACGCCTCAATATTAAAGCATTTGTAAGAAACTCTTTTCTTCACGAGGcctggggagaagaagagagaaatattaCCTGTTTCCCATTTAGTCCTGGGATGTACTTTGAG ATGATAATTTATTGCGACGCTAGAGAATTCAAGGTTGCAGTAAATGGTGTACACAGCCTGGAGTACAAACACAGATTTAAAGAGCTTAGCGATATCGACACACTGGAAATTGATGGAGATATTCACTTACTGGAA GTGTTGCATTCTGTGGCCACTGTTTGGTCACCAGGGGGAAATGCAGCAGAGAGCATCGTGGAACCCCTCCTCCGCATGCCCCCTTCTTGTCTTTGTTCCCTTCTTGGTTTTGGACCTGGAAGCTGA
- the LGALS8 gene encoding galectin-8 isoform X3, protein MLSLTNLQNIIYNPVIPYVGTIPGQLEPGTLIVIRGHVPCDSDRFQVDLQCGSSVKPRADVAFHFNPRFKWSDCIVCNTLKNEKWGWEEITYDVPFKKEKSFEIVIMVLKDKFQVAVNGKHILLYAHRISPGKVDTLGIYGKVNIHSVGYSFSSDFRSTQASTLELTEISKENVLKSDTPHYPSNRGDISKIVPRTVYTKSKGSTAHHTLTCAKILPTSCLSKTLPFTARLNSSMGPGRTVFIKGEVNKTAKGFNVNLVSGKSKDIALHLNPRLNIKAFVRNSFLHEAWGEEERNITCFPFSPGMYFEMIIYCDAREFKVAVNGVHSLEYKHRFKELSDIDTLEIDGDIHLLEVRSW, encoded by the exons gTAATCCCCTATGTTGGAACCATTCCTGGGCAGTTGGAGCCTGGAACTTTGATTGTAATACGTGGGCATGTTCCCTGTGATTCGGACAG GTTCCAGGTCGATCTGCAGTGCGGGAGCAGCGTGAAGCCGCGTGCTGATGTGGCCTTTCATTTCAATCCGCGCTTCAAGTGGTCTGACTGCATCGTGTGCAAtactctgaaaaatgaaaaatggggaTGGGAAGAGATCACCTACGATGtgcctttcaaaaaagaaaaatcttttgaaattgtGATTATGGTGTTGAAAGATAAATTCCAG GTGGCTGTAAATGGGAAACACATACTGCTCTATGCCCACAGGATTAGCCCAGGGAAAGTAGACACTCTGGGCATTTATGGCAAAGTGAATATCCACTCAGTTGGTTATAGCTTCAGCTCG GATTTCAGAAGTACCCAAGCATCTACTCTGGAACTGACAGAGataagtaaagaaaat GTACTGAAGTCCGACACGCCACATTAT CCTAGTAATAGAGGAGACATTTCTAAAATCGTACCCAGAACTGTCTACACCAAGAGCAAAGGTTCGACTGCCCATCACACTTTGACTTGCGCCAAAATACTACCTACCAGCTGTTTGTCAAAG ACTCTGCCGTTTACTGCGAGGCTGAACTCCTCAATGGGCCCTGGACGAACCGTTTTCATTAAAGGAGAAGTGAATAAAACTGCCAAAGG CTTTAATGTTAACCTCGTATCGGGAAAATCAAAGGATATTGCTCTTCACTTGAACCCACGCCTCAATATTAAAGCATTTGTAAGAAACTCTTTTCTTCACGAGGcctggggagaagaagagagaaatattaCCTGTTTCCCATTTAGTCCTGGGATGTACTTTGAG ATGATAATTTATTGCGACGCTAGAGAATTCAAGGTTGCAGTAAATGGTGTACACAGCCTGGAGTACAAACACAGATTTAAAGAGCTTAGCGATATCGACACACTGGAAATTGATGGAGATATTCACTTACTGGAAGTAAGGAGCTGGTAG
- the LGALS8 gene encoding galectin-8 isoform X4, producing MLSLTNLQNIIYNPVIPYVGTIPGQLEPGTLIVIRGHVPCDSDRFQVDLQCGSSVKPRADVAFHFNPRFKWSDCIVCNTLKNEKWGWEEITYDVPFKKEKSFEIVIMVLKDKFQVAVNGKHILLYAHRISPGKVDTLGIYGKVNIHSVGYSFSSDFRSTQASTLELTEISKENVLKSDTPHYTLPFTARLNSSMGPGRTVFIKGEVNKTAKGFNVNLVSGKSKDIALHLNPRLNIKAFVRNSFLHEAWGEEERNITCFPFSPGMYFEMIIYCDAREFKVAVNGVHSLEYKHRFKELSDIDTLEIDGDIHLLEVLHSVATVWSPGGNAAESIVEPLLRMPPSCLCSLLGFGPGS from the exons gTAATCCCCTATGTTGGAACCATTCCTGGGCAGTTGGAGCCTGGAACTTTGATTGTAATACGTGGGCATGTTCCCTGTGATTCGGACAG GTTCCAGGTCGATCTGCAGTGCGGGAGCAGCGTGAAGCCGCGTGCTGATGTGGCCTTTCATTTCAATCCGCGCTTCAAGTGGTCTGACTGCATCGTGTGCAAtactctgaaaaatgaaaaatggggaTGGGAAGAGATCACCTACGATGtgcctttcaaaaaagaaaaatcttttgaaattgtGATTATGGTGTTGAAAGATAAATTCCAG GTGGCTGTAAATGGGAAACACATACTGCTCTATGCCCACAGGATTAGCCCAGGGAAAGTAGACACTCTGGGCATTTATGGCAAAGTGAATATCCACTCAGTTGGTTATAGCTTCAGCTCG GATTTCAGAAGTACCCAAGCATCTACTCTGGAACTGACAGAGataagtaaagaaaat GTACTGAAGTCCGACACGCCACATTAT ACTCTGCCGTTTACTGCGAGGCTGAACTCCTCAATGGGCCCTGGACGAACCGTTTTCATTAAAGGAGAAGTGAATAAAACTGCCAAAGG CTTTAATGTTAACCTCGTATCGGGAAAATCAAAGGATATTGCTCTTCACTTGAACCCACGCCTCAATATTAAAGCATTTGTAAGAAACTCTTTTCTTCACGAGGcctggggagaagaagagagaaatattaCCTGTTTCCCATTTAGTCCTGGGATGTACTTTGAG ATGATAATTTATTGCGACGCTAGAGAATTCAAGGTTGCAGTAAATGGTGTACACAGCCTGGAGTACAAACACAGATTTAAAGAGCTTAGCGATATCGACACACTGGAAATTGATGGAGATATTCACTTACTGGAA GTGTTGCATTCTGTGGCCACTGTTTGGTCACCAGGGGGAAATGCAGCAGAGAGCATCGTGGAACCCCTCCTCCGCATGCCCCCTTCTTGTCTTTGTTCCCTTCTTGGTTTTGGACCTGGAAGCTGA
- the LGALS8 gene encoding galectin-8 isoform X5: MLSLTNLQNIIYNPVIPYVGTIPGQLEPGTLIVIRGHVPCDSDRFQVDLQCGSSVKPRADVAFHFNPRFKWSDCIVCNTLKNEKWGWEEITYDVPFKKEKSFEIVIMVLKDKFQVAVNGKHILLYAHRISPGKVDTLGIYGKVNIHSVGYSFSSVLKSDTPHYTLPFTARLNSSMGPGRTVFIKGEVNKTAKGFNVNLVSGKSKDIALHLNPRLNIKAFVRNSFLHEAWGEEERNITCFPFSPGMYFEMIIYCDAREFKVAVNGVHSLEYKHRFKELSDIDTLEIDGDIHLLEVLHSVATVWSPGGNAAESIVEPLLRMPPSCLCSLLGFGPGS, encoded by the exons gTAATCCCCTATGTTGGAACCATTCCTGGGCAGTTGGAGCCTGGAACTTTGATTGTAATACGTGGGCATGTTCCCTGTGATTCGGACAG GTTCCAGGTCGATCTGCAGTGCGGGAGCAGCGTGAAGCCGCGTGCTGATGTGGCCTTTCATTTCAATCCGCGCTTCAAGTGGTCTGACTGCATCGTGTGCAAtactctgaaaaatgaaaaatggggaTGGGAAGAGATCACCTACGATGtgcctttcaaaaaagaaaaatcttttgaaattgtGATTATGGTGTTGAAAGATAAATTCCAG GTGGCTGTAAATGGGAAACACATACTGCTCTATGCCCACAGGATTAGCCCAGGGAAAGTAGACACTCTGGGCATTTATGGCAAAGTGAATATCCACTCAGTTGGTTATAGCTTCAGCTCG GTACTGAAGTCCGACACGCCACATTAT ACTCTGCCGTTTACTGCGAGGCTGAACTCCTCAATGGGCCCTGGACGAACCGTTTTCATTAAAGGAGAAGTGAATAAAACTGCCAAAGG CTTTAATGTTAACCTCGTATCGGGAAAATCAAAGGATATTGCTCTTCACTTGAACCCACGCCTCAATATTAAAGCATTTGTAAGAAACTCTTTTCTTCACGAGGcctggggagaagaagagagaaatattaCCTGTTTCCCATTTAGTCCTGGGATGTACTTTGAG ATGATAATTTATTGCGACGCTAGAGAATTCAAGGTTGCAGTAAATGGTGTACACAGCCTGGAGTACAAACACAGATTTAAAGAGCTTAGCGATATCGACACACTGGAAATTGATGGAGATATTCACTTACTGGAA GTGTTGCATTCTGTGGCCACTGTTTGGTCACCAGGGGGAAATGCAGCAGAGAGCATCGTGGAACCCCTCCTCCGCATGCCCCCTTCTTGTCTTTGTTCCCTTCTTGGTTTTGGACCTGGAAGCTGA
- the LGALS8 gene encoding galectin-8 isoform X6 — MLSLTNLQNIIYNPVIPYVGTIPGQLEPGTLIVIRGHVPCDSDRFQVDLQCGSSVKPRADVAFHFNPRFKWSDCIVCNTLKNEKWGWEEITYDVPFKKEKSFEIVIMVLKDKFQVAVNGKHILLYAHRISPGKVDTLGIYGKVNIHSVGYSFSSDFRSTQASTLELTEISKENVLKSDTPHYTLPFTARLNSSMGPGRTVFIKGEVNKTAKGFNVNLVSGKSKDIALHLNPRLNIKAFVRNSFLHEAWGEEERNITCFPFSPGMYFEMIIYCDAREFKVAVNGVHSLEYKHRFKELSDIDTLEIDGDIHLLEVRSW; from the exons gTAATCCCCTATGTTGGAACCATTCCTGGGCAGTTGGAGCCTGGAACTTTGATTGTAATACGTGGGCATGTTCCCTGTGATTCGGACAG GTTCCAGGTCGATCTGCAGTGCGGGAGCAGCGTGAAGCCGCGTGCTGATGTGGCCTTTCATTTCAATCCGCGCTTCAAGTGGTCTGACTGCATCGTGTGCAAtactctgaaaaatgaaaaatggggaTGGGAAGAGATCACCTACGATGtgcctttcaaaaaagaaaaatcttttgaaattgtGATTATGGTGTTGAAAGATAAATTCCAG GTGGCTGTAAATGGGAAACACATACTGCTCTATGCCCACAGGATTAGCCCAGGGAAAGTAGACACTCTGGGCATTTATGGCAAAGTGAATATCCACTCAGTTGGTTATAGCTTCAGCTCG GATTTCAGAAGTACCCAAGCATCTACTCTGGAACTGACAGAGataagtaaagaaaat GTACTGAAGTCCGACACGCCACATTAT ACTCTGCCGTTTACTGCGAGGCTGAACTCCTCAATGGGCCCTGGACGAACCGTTTTCATTAAAGGAGAAGTGAATAAAACTGCCAAAGG CTTTAATGTTAACCTCGTATCGGGAAAATCAAAGGATATTGCTCTTCACTTGAACCCACGCCTCAATATTAAAGCATTTGTAAGAAACTCTTTTCTTCACGAGGcctggggagaagaagagagaaatattaCCTGTTTCCCATTTAGTCCTGGGATGTACTTTGAG ATGATAATTTATTGCGACGCTAGAGAATTCAAGGTTGCAGTAAATGGTGTACACAGCCTGGAGTACAAACACAGATTTAAAGAGCTTAGCGATATCGACACACTGGAAATTGATGGAGATATTCACTTACTGGAAGTAAGGAGCTGGTAG